In Oryza sativa Japonica Group chromosome 11, ASM3414082v1, the following are encoded in one genomic region:
- the LOC4349631 gene encoding protein LURP-one-related 8-like, which translates to MRRIQIHPSHGGGGGTGGRARRQAADQPVVYTVWKRSSIGFQGTDGFSVYDSAGKLAFRVDNYSRRRKAFAGDLLLMDGHGTPLLSLRPQILSLHNRWNCYRAQEEEGLDSTSSPSVSQQQVFSMRKSSALQSSDEAEVFMSTRTSGDSQLPDASPSPSFRIDGCFSMRSCKIRGSNGEEAARITRKNAGVMSRPVSLGDDVFTLVVRPGVDVAVVMAMVVVMDRICRRPYTPMACSSSGNSVVHSGEIIKSKEKYHLNRSSSSLL; encoded by the exons ATGAGAAGGATACAGATACACCCCTctcatggcggtggcggcggcaccggcggccGTGCACGTCGTCAGGCGGCAGATCAGCCggtggtgtacacggtgtggaAGAGGTCCAGCATAGGCTTCCAGGGCACCGATGGCTTCTCCGTCTACGACTCCGCCGGCAAGCTCGCCTTCCGCGTCGACAACTACTCCCGCCGCCGCAAAGCTTTCGCCGGCGACCTGCTGCTCATGGATGGCCACGGCAcgcctcttctctccctcagGCCGCAG ATTCTCAGCCTGCACAATCGATGGAACTGTTACAGAGCACAAGAGGAAGAAGGCTTGGACAGCACGAGCTCTCCTTCAGTGTCACAGCAGCAAGTCTTCTCCATGAGGAAGAGCTCAGCTCTTCAGAGCAGCGACGAAGCAGAAGTTTTCATGTCAACAAGAACAAGTGGTGACAGCCAATTACCTGATGCTTCTCCCAGCCCCAGCTTCAGAATCGACGGCTGCTTCTCCATGAGGAGCTGCAAGATCCGTGGCAGCAACGGCGAGGAGGCAGCGCGGATCACGAGGAAGAACGCCGGCGTGATGTCCAGACCGGTCAGCCTCGGCGACGACGTGTTCACCCTCGTCGTCAGGCCAGGCGTCGATGTCGCGGTCGTCATGGCTATGGTCGTTGTCATGGACCGTATCTGCCGGAGGCCCTACACACCAATGGCGTGTTCATCATCTGGAAATTCAGTAGTTCATAGTGGAGAAATCATCAAATCCAAGGAAAAATACCATCTAAACCGCAGTAGTAGTAGTTTgctgtaa
- the LOC4349630 gene encoding bifunctional bis(5'-adenosyl)-triphosphatase/adenylylsulfatase FHIT, whose translation MLPVLSADLRRAPTPFSLLPLALAPPPPPPPTLLRRRPLLLPRAISSSTSPPPVQEMEAAYKFGPYKIDAREVFHSTPLSYAMVNLRPLLPGNVLVCPKREVKRFADLSSNEISDLWVTAKEVGIRLEQYHKASSLTFAIQDGPQAGQTVPHVHIHVIPRKKGDFEKNDEIYDAIDVKERELKEKLDLDIERKDRTMKEMAHEANEYRGLFS comes from the exons ATGCTTCCGGTGCTCTCCGCCGACCTCCGCCGCGCGCCCACTCCCttctcccttctccctctcgctctcgctccgccgccgccgccgcctcctacccTTCTTCGGCGCCGGCCACTGCTTCTGCCGCGAGCCATCTCCTCCtctacctcgccgccgccggtccagGAGATGGAGGCGGCTTACAAGTTCGGGCCGTACAAGATCGACGCGAGGGAGGTGTTCCACTCCACGCCGCTGTCCTACGCCATGGTCAACCTCCGCCCACTCCTCCCTGG AAATGTTCTAGTGTGCCCCAAGCGTGAAGTGAAACGATTTGCTGATCTAAGTTCTAATGAGATTAGTGACTTATGGGTTACCGCAAAGGAAGTTGGTATACGGCTTGAACAGTACCACAAAGCGTCTTCACTTACATTTGCTATTCAG GATGGTCCACAAGCTGGTCAAACTGTTCCACATGTCCACATCCATGTCATCCCTAGAAAGAAAGGAGATTTTGAGAAAAATGATGAGATATATGATGCG ATTGATGTCAAAGAGAGGGAATTGAAGGAGAAACTTGATCTGGACATAGAGAGAAAAGATAGAACCATGAAAGAAATGGCTCATGAGGCCAATGAGTACCGTGGTCTCTTCTCTTAG
- the LOC4349629 gene encoding protein LURP-one-related 8, whose amino-acid sequence MAAKVHPNVAAAPQPPCISSIVSQQQEEEEPPVVLTVWRKSLLFNCHGFTVFDAKGNLAFRLDCYDSTSSRRADLVLMDAAGKPLLTIRRKRMSLSDSWIIYDGDGAATSTATPLLSVRRRRVGLRASKSKAIAHVTPLSSSLPLPEAYVVEGSYGRRSCAVRDARGDAVAEVRRKESVGDDVFRLVAQPRLGAPLAMAIVIAIDEMFRGGSSLLRRTCSA is encoded by the coding sequence ATGGCCGCCAAGGTGCATCCtaacgtcgccgccgcgccacagCCACCCTGCATTAGCAGCATCGTCtcccaacaacaagaagaagaggagccccCGGTGGTGCTCACGGTGTGGCGCAAGTCTCTCCTCTTCAACTGCCACGGCTTCACCGTCTTCGACGCCAAGGGCAACCTCGCCTTCCGCCTCGACTGCTACGACTCCACCAGCTCAAGGCGCGCCGACCTCGTCCTCATGGACGCCGCCGGCAAGCCGCTCCTCACCATCCGCCGCAAGAGGATGAGCCTCTCCGACAGCTGGATCAtctacgacggcgacggcgccgccacctccaccgccacgccgctcctctccgtgcgccgccgccgcgtcggcctcCGCGCCTCCAAGTCCAAGGCCATCGCGCACGTCacgccgctctcctcctccctgcCGCTCCCGGAGGCCTACGTGGTGGAGGGCTCGTACGGGCGCCGGAGCTGCGCGGTGCGCGACGCGCGCGGGGACGCCGTGGCGGAGGTGAGGCGGAAGGAGTCGGTCGGGGACGACGTGTTCCGCCTCGTGGCGCAGCCCCGCCTGGgcgcgccgctcgccatggCCATCGTCATCGCCATCGACGAGATGTTCCGCGGCGGCAGCTCGCTGCTACGGAGGACTTGCTCCGCCTAG